A single Methylobacterium sp. 17Sr1-1 DNA region contains:
- a CDS encoding HD domain-containing protein, with translation MTPDDLAGTLDFLRRAEALKSTLRSGATASGRQESTAEHTWRLCLMVMVLADGVAGIDALKLIKMCLVHDLGEAVGGDIPATDPRAADKSAQERRDLLALTAKLPPARRDEILGLWEEYEAGASPEAVLAKGFDKLETILQHNQGRNPPGFDYAFNLDYGARHTARHPLTAAIRAVLDEDTRARMVGLAE, from the coding sequence ATGACCCCGGACGACCTCGCCGGTACGCTCGATTTCCTGCGGCGGGCCGAAGCCCTCAAGAGCACGCTGCGCAGCGGCGCCACCGCGTCCGGCCGGCAGGAGAGCACCGCCGAGCACACTTGGCGGCTCTGCCTGATGGTGATGGTGCTGGCCGACGGCGTCGCGGGGATCGACGCGCTCAAGCTCATCAAGATGTGCCTCGTCCACGACCTCGGCGAGGCGGTCGGCGGCGACATCCCGGCGACCGATCCCCGCGCGGCGGACAAGAGCGCGCAGGAGCGCCGCGATCTCCTGGCCCTCACGGCAAAGCTGCCGCCCGCGCGCCGGGACGAGATCCTGGGATTGTGGGAGGAGTACGAGGCCGGCGCCTCGCCGGAGGCGGTCCTCGCCAAGGGCTTCGACAAGCTGGAGACGATCCTCCAGCACAACCAGGGCCGCAACCCGCCGGGTTTCGACTACGCCTTCAACCTCGATTACGGCGCCCGGCACACCGCCCGCCACCCGCTGACGGCGGCGATCCGGGCCGTGCTCGACGAGGACACGCGGGCGCGCATGGTCGGGCTCGCGGAATAG
- a CDS encoding alanine racemase: MLSPALREEIARRHGTPAVVIDLDRVARNIARLQAACDAAGLANRPHIKTHKSPVLARMQIEAGARGVTCQKIGEAEVMARAGIDDILISYNLIGPHAIGRLGRLLRESAARITVAADNPVTVAGLPEAARAGGRSLDVVVECDTGRKRAGVETPGEVVALARDIAGRPGLAFAGLLLYPPAGAAEGAQAFLDAARAGLAEHGLHPRIVSTGGTPNLPELGRVRGATEHRAGTVIFNDRMMMAAGVATLDDCALAVLSRVVSRAGPERGILDAGSKTLTSDSGGGLDGFGLLPDHPGARVGAFAEEHGFLDLAACAERPSVGMLVEVVPNHVCVVVNMVDELVSVRGGDIVGTLPVEARGMIA, translated from the coding sequence ATGCTGAGCCCCGCTCTGCGCGAGGAGATCGCCCGCCGCCACGGCACGCCCGCGGTCGTCATCGACCTCGACCGGGTGGCCCGCAACATCGCCCGGCTCCAGGCCGCCTGCGACGCGGCCGGCCTCGCCAACCGCCCGCACATCAAGACGCACAAGAGCCCGGTTCTCGCCCGGATGCAGATCGAGGCCGGAGCGCGTGGCGTCACCTGCCAGAAGATCGGCGAAGCCGAGGTGATGGCCCGGGCCGGGATCGACGACATCCTGATCAGCTACAACCTGATCGGCCCGCACGCGATCGGGCGCCTCGGCCGGCTCCTGCGCGAGAGCGCCGCCCGGATCACGGTCGCGGCCGACAATCCGGTGACGGTGGCGGGCCTGCCGGAGGCGGCGCGCGCCGGCGGGCGCAGCCTCGACGTTGTGGTGGAATGCGACACCGGCCGCAAGCGCGCCGGCGTCGAGACTCCGGGCGAGGTGGTGGCGCTCGCCCGCGACATCGCCGGCCGGCCCGGCCTCGCCTTCGCGGGCCTGCTCCTCTACCCCCCGGCCGGCGCCGCCGAGGGCGCGCAGGCCTTCCTCGACGCGGCGCGGGCGGGCCTGGCCGAGCATGGGCTTCACCCCCGCATCGTCTCGACCGGCGGCACGCCGAACCTGCCGGAACTCGGCCGGGTCCGCGGCGCCACCGAGCACCGGGCCGGCACGGTGATCTTCAACGACCGCATGATGATGGCGGCGGGGGTCGCGACGCTCGACGATTGCGCGCTGGCGGTGCTCTCCCGGGTGGTGAGCCGGGCCGGGCCTGAGCGCGGCATTCTCGACGCCGGCTCGAAGACGCTCACCAGTGATTCTGGCGGCGGCCTCGACGGGTTCGGGTTGCTGCCCGACCATCCGGGCGCCCGCGTCGGTGCCTTCGCGGAGGAGCACGGTTTCCTCGACCTCGCGGCCTGCGCGGAGCGGCCCTCGGTCGGGATGCTGGTCGAGGTGGTGCCCAACCACGTCTGCGTCGTCGTCAACATGGTCGACGAGCTGGTGTCCGTGCGGGGTGGGGATATCGTCGGCACGCTGCCGGTGGAGGCGCGGGGGATGATCGCGTGA
- a CDS encoding ferritin-like domain-containing protein — MAEDVRSLYVTALKNTHALELQALQIMERQVERLERYPDMEAALRRHITETHGQRDRLDEALAAMSESPSTLKEGVLGFVGNMAALAHTPAQDEILKNAFANRAFENYEAAAYDALITLAEAAGQSARLPAFEMSLKEELAMAQKMADLVRPTTRRYLELTLGGDKADR; from the coding sequence ATGGCCGAGGACGTCCGTTCGCTGTACGTGACCGCGCTGAAGAACACCCACGCGCTCGAATTGCAGGCGCTCCAGATCATGGAGCGGCAGGTCGAGCGCCTGGAGCGCTACCCCGACATGGAGGCGGCGCTCCGCCGGCACATCACCGAGACGCACGGCCAGCGCGACCGGCTCGACGAGGCCCTGGCGGCGATGTCCGAGAGCCCCTCGACCCTGAAGGAGGGCGTGCTCGGCTTCGTGGGCAACATGGCGGCGCTCGCCCACACGCCGGCCCAGGACGAGATCCTGAAGAACGCCTTCGCCAACCGCGCCTTCGAGAATTACGAGGCGGCCGCCTACGACGCGCTGATCACGCTCGCCGAGGCGGCCGGCCAGAGCGCCCGGCTGCCGGCCTTCGAGATGTCGCTGAAGGAGGAACTGGCGATGGCGCAGAAAATGGCCGACCTCGTGCGGCCGACGACGCGCCGCTACCTCGAACTGACCCTCGGGGGCGACAAGGCCGATCGATAA
- a CDS encoding aspartate/glutamate racemase family protein produces the protein MTRIACLHTVASNAALFDEALRAAGLAGVDLHHTLRADLLAAAEREGRLTPEIAAETVAVLRGLCAEADAVLLTCSTLGPAAERAALDAPIPVLRVDAALAAEAVKAGGRVVVLCAVATTVEPTRRLFEAAAQATGAEVSVQVVPEAWEAFKAGESDRYRTLVARAAGTAREDGATQVALAQASMAGAAALLSEAIRPLTSPTVGLAAAVAASRMA, from the coding sequence ATGACCCGCATCGCCTGCCTCCATACCGTCGCCAGCAACGCCGCGCTCTTCGACGAGGCCCTGCGGGCGGCCGGGCTGGCCGGTGTCGATCTGCACCACACCTTGCGCGCCGACCTGCTCGCCGCCGCCGAGCGCGAGGGACGGCTCACGCCCGAGATCGCCGCCGAGACCGTGGCGGTCCTGCGCGGCCTGTGCGCGGAGGCCGACGCGGTCCTGCTGACCTGCTCGACCCTGGGGCCGGCCGCCGAGCGGGCGGCCCTGGACGCGCCCATCCCGGTCCTGCGGGTCGATGCGGCCCTGGCCGCGGAGGCGGTGAAGGCCGGCGGCCGGGTGGTGGTGCTCTGCGCCGTCGCGACGACGGTCGAGCCGACCCGGCGCCTGTTCGAGGCGGCCGCGCAGGCGACGGGTGCAGAGGTGAGCGTGCAGGTCGTCCCCGAGGCCTGGGAGGCGTTCAAGGCGGGCGAGTCCGACCGCTACCGGACGCTGGTCGCACGCGCCGCCGGCACCGCGCGGGAGGACGGCGCGACCCAGGTCGCCCTGGCGCAGGCCTCCATGGCCGGCGCCGCCGCCCTGCTTTCCGAGGCGATCCGGCCGCTGACCAGCCCGACGGTCGGCCTTGCGGCGGCGGTCGCCGCGTCCCGGATGGCGTAG
- a CDS encoding Crp/Fnr family transcriptional regulator, whose translation MALDDDIAILEAAPLFGLMNRDALRLISFAAERRRLEPGAVLFTRDETAEGGFVVTRGTVVLEPRGPRGAPVEAGPSALIGQAALFFPVERPTTARAGHAPVEVMVVTQAVMRRVLEVFPDAAAVIHDALADELAALTRAFADSRAADPT comes from the coding sequence TTGGCGCTCGACGACGACATCGCGATTCTGGAGGCGGCGCCGCTGTTCGGCCTGATGAACCGGGACGCCCTGCGGCTGATCTCGTTCGCGGCCGAGCGCCGGCGGCTGGAGCCGGGCGCCGTGCTGTTCACCCGCGACGAGACCGCCGAGGGCGGCTTCGTGGTGACGCGCGGCACGGTGGTGCTGGAGCCCCGCGGCCCCCGCGGCGCCCCGGTCGAGGCCGGCCCCTCGGCGCTGATCGGCCAGGCCGCCCTGTTCTTTCCGGTGGAGCGGCCGACCACCGCACGGGCCGGGCACGCCCCGGTCGAGGTCATGGTCGTCACCCAGGCGGTGATGCGCCGGGTGCTCGAGGTCTTTCCGGACGCCGCCGCGGTGATCCACGACGCGCTCGCCGACGAACTCGCCGCCCTGACCCGCGCCTTCGCCGACAGCCGCGCCGCCGACCCGACGTGA
- the dapD gene encoding 2,3,4,5-tetrahydropyridine-2,6-dicarboxylate N-succinyltransferase, producing the protein MSHADLARTIEAAWEDRATVGADTRGPVREAVEAALALLDSGEARVAEKSGNQDWHVNQWLKKAVLLSFRLNDMALIPGGPGGGGWWDKVPSKFEGWDAARFRAAGFRAVPGAVVRRGAHIAAGAVLMPSFVNLGAYVGEGTMVDTWATIGSCAQVGKNCHISGGAGIAGVLEPLQANPVIIEDNCFIGARAEVAEGVIVGEGSVLSMGVYIGASTKIIDRATGEVSYGRVPPYSVVVSGTQPGKALPDGTPGPSLYCAVIVKRVDAGTRAKTGINELLRD; encoded by the coding sequence ATGTCGCACGCCGATCTCGCCCGGACCATCGAAGCCGCCTGGGAGGACCGCGCGACTGTCGGTGCCGACACGCGCGGGCCGGTGCGCGAGGCCGTCGAGGCCGCCCTGGCGCTGCTCGATTCGGGCGAGGCGCGGGTCGCGGAGAAGTCCGGCAACCAGGACTGGCACGTCAACCAGTGGCTCAAGAAGGCGGTGCTGCTCTCCTTCCGCCTCAACGACATGGCGCTGATCCCGGGCGGGCCCGGCGGTGGCGGCTGGTGGGACAAGGTGCCGTCGAAGTTCGAGGGCTGGGACGCCGCGCGCTTCCGCGCCGCGGGCTTCCGGGCGGTGCCGGGCGCGGTGGTGCGCCGGGGCGCCCACATCGCCGCCGGCGCGGTGCTGATGCCGTCCTTCGTCAATCTCGGCGCCTATGTGGGCGAGGGCACGATGGTCGACACCTGGGCCACGATCGGCTCCTGCGCCCAGGTCGGCAAGAACTGCCACATCTCCGGCGGCGCCGGCATCGCCGGCGTGCTCGAGCCGCTCCAGGCCAACCCGGTCATCATCGAGGACAATTGCTTCATCGGCGCCCGCGCCGAGGTGGCCGAGGGCGTGATCGTCGGCGAGGGCAGCGTGCTCTCGATGGGCGTCTATATCGGCGCCTCGACCAAGATCATCGACCGGGCCACCGGCGAGGTCTCTTACGGCCGCGTGCCGCCCTATTCGGTGGTGGTGTCGGGCACCCAACCCGGCAAGGCCCTGCCGGACGGCACCCCCGGCCCGTCGCTCTACTGCGCCGTCATCGTCAAGCGCGTCGATGCCGGCACCCGGGCGAAGACCGGCATCAACGAGCTCCTGCGGGACTAG
- a CDS encoding type II toxin-antitoxin system VapB family antitoxin, producing MSARVVPTGPDQRATPPWRGIPAPLRARRYHDLHVRFETIDRRAGTTISVDNPEAGALTRRFAELAGVGITEAIVIAMTEAFERRRTETPRETAARPRAKRGVVLSQAARAPLPREAYDAMWAER from the coding sequence GTGTCGGCCAGGGTCGTCCCGACAGGGCCTGACCAGCGGGCGACGCCGCCGTGGAGAGGCATCCCGGCTCCGCTTCGCGCGCGTCGATATCACGATCTACATGTCCGCTTCGAGACGATCGATCGGAGAGCCGGCACGACCATCAGTGTCGACAACCCTGAGGCCGGTGCGCTGACGCGCCGATTCGCCGAGCTCGCCGGCGTCGGCATCACCGAAGCGATCGTCATCGCCATGACGGAGGCGTTTGAGCGCCGACGCACCGAGACGCCGCGCGAGACCGCAGCGCGTCCTCGGGCGAAACGTGGCGTGGTGCTCAGTCAGGCGGCACGCGCGCCGCTGCCGCGGGAGGCTTACGACGCGATGTGGGCCGAGCGCTGA
- a CDS encoding type II toxin-antitoxin system VapC family toxin, whose translation MLEAALSLTRPDKFAITLAAVQPLILEFLEASGIEIRDLPPAEHATALALSAAHRYRAGRRGPNLGDCLHSTSAKYEGVPISATADEFREADLETIPQGTVRSTDEQAVLPIFGFSITFFEDAPSVPSRSRESRAR comes from the coding sequence GTGCTCGAAGCGGCGCTGTCCCTGACGCGTCCGGACAAGTTCGCGATAACGCTCGCGGCCGTGCAGCCGCTCATCCTGGAGTTCCTCGAAGCAAGCGGGATCGAGATCCGCGACCTGCCCCCGGCCGAGCACGCGACGGCGCTCGCCCTGTCCGCCGCGCATCGCTACCGCGCCGGACGCCGGGGCCCCAACCTCGGCGACTGCCTGCATTCTACATCGGCAAAATACGAGGGCGTGCCGATCTCGGCGACGGCCGACGAGTTCAGGGAGGCCGACCTGGAGACCATTCCGCAGGGTACCGTCCGTTCGACCGACGAACAGGCAGTGCTTCCGATATTTGGTTTTTCCATCACTTTCTTCGAAGACGCACCTTCCGTCCCATCGAGATCGCGCGAGAGCCGCGCCCGATGA
- the panC gene encoding pantoate--beta-alanine ligase encodes MTPLPSPPAILRLTDVTALREQLRAWRAAGEGVALVPTMGALHEGHLSLVRQAQAGSRRVVVSIFVNPTQFGPNEDFSRYPRVLEADLALLAEAGADAAFLPEVATMYPPGFSTTVTVAGLTEVLCGPVRPGHFAGVATVVTKLLLQALPDRAIFGEKDFQQLQVIRRAVRDLDIPVAIEGAPTLREPDGLALSSRNRYLSAEERRAAPAMHAVLQRVAARVRGGADTAPALAEGRAALEAAGFAPVQYLSVNDAESLAPLERVAGPARVLAAACLGRTRLIDNVAV; translated from the coding sequence ATGACACCACTCCCCTCCCCTCCCGCCATCCTCCGGCTGACCGACGTTACGGCCCTGCGGGAACAGCTGCGGGCGTGGCGGGCGGCCGGCGAGGGCGTGGCTCTGGTACCGACCATGGGGGCTTTGCACGAAGGCCACCTGTCCCTGGTGCGGCAGGCGCAGGCCGGGTCGCGGCGGGTCGTGGTCAGCATCTTCGTCAACCCGACCCAGTTCGGTCCGAACGAGGATTTTTCGCGGTATCCGCGCGTCCTGGAGGCCGATCTCGCCCTGCTGGCGGAGGCCGGGGCCGATGCCGCCTTCCTGCCCGAAGTCGCGACCATGTACCCGCCGGGATTTTCCACCACCGTGACGGTGGCGGGGCTGACCGAGGTCCTGTGCGGGCCGGTGCGCCCCGGGCACTTCGCCGGCGTCGCCACCGTGGTGACGAAGCTCCTGCTGCAGGCCCTGCCCGACCGGGCGATCTTCGGCGAGAAGGACTTTCAGCAGCTCCAGGTGATCCGGCGCGCGGTCCGCGACCTCGACATCCCGGTGGCGATCGAGGGCGCGCCGACCCTGCGCGAGCCCGACGGGCTCGCCCTGTCGTCGCGCAACCGCTACCTCTCGGCGGAGGAGCGGCGGGCTGCTCCAGCGATGCACGCGGTGCTGCAACGGGTGGCAGCACGCGTGCGCGGCGGCGCGGACACGGCGCCCGCCCTGGCCGAGGGCCGGGCGGCCCTGGAGGCGGCGGGGTTCGCGCCCGTGCAGTACCTGTCGGTGAACGATGCCGAGTCGCTGGCGCCGCTGGAGCGGGTCGCGGGCCCGGCCCGGGTGCTGGCGGCGGCCTGTCTCGGCCGCACGCGCCTCATCGACAACGTCGCGGTCTGA
- a CDS encoding aspartate/glutamate racemase family protein, translating into MIRLGMLTPSSNTRLEPATAELLRGAPGVTAHFSRFRVTEITLSAAGLGQFDEAPILNAVALLADAKVDAIAWNGTSAAWLGFARDEALCARITEVTGIPAATAVLGFREAFTRAGIRRVGLVTPYTGDVQARIQANWAAAGFDCAAERHCGLSDNFSFAEVPEAEVIAMARAVAAEGAEAVAIVCTNMAGAAMVEDLEAELGIPVYDSIAVTLWAALRAAGADPGRITGRGGLFRL; encoded by the coding sequence ATGATCCGTCTCGGGATGCTGACCCCGTCGTCGAACACCCGGCTCGAACCGGCGACGGCCGAGCTGCTGCGCGGCGCGCCCGGCGTCACCGCGCATTTCTCGCGCTTTCGCGTCACCGAGATCACCCTGTCGGCGGCGGGGCTCGGGCAGTTCGACGAGGCGCCGATCCTGAACGCGGTCGCGCTGCTGGCCGACGCCAAGGTGGATGCGATCGCCTGGAACGGCACCTCGGCGGCGTGGCTGGGCTTCGCCCGCGACGAAGCCCTCTGTGCCCGGATCACCGAGGTGACCGGCATCCCGGCTGCGACCGCGGTGCTGGGTTTTCGCGAAGCCTTCACCCGTGCCGGCATCCGGCGCGTGGGCCTCGTCACGCCCTATACGGGCGACGTGCAGGCGCGGATCCAGGCGAACTGGGCGGCGGCCGGATTCGACTGCGCGGCCGAGCGCCATTGCGGGCTCTCTGACAACTTCTCCTTCGCCGAGGTGCCGGAGGCGGAGGTGATCGCCATGGCGCGGGCGGTCGCGGCGGAAGGCGCGGAGGCGGTGGCGATCGTCTGCACGAACATGGCGGGGGCGGCGATGGTCGAAGACCTCGAGGCCGAGCTCGGCATCCCGGTCTACGACTCGATCGCCGTCACCCTGTGGGCGGCCTTGCGCGCCGCGGGCGCCGATCCCGGCCGGATCACCGGCCGGGGCGGTCTGTTCCGGCTCTAA
- a CDS encoding response regulator transcription factor: MSNAHRLLVVDDDPTLRDTLTEQLALSDAFEVVTAETARGAMDRVAAERVDLVVMDVGLPDLDGREAVRQMRQGGFRGPVIMLTGQASDSDTVQGLDAGANDYVTKPFKFAVLLARIRAQLRQYEASEDAVFQIGPYTFRPGAKLLVGERGSKLKLTEKETAILRFLYRAGRQVVGRDTLLAEVWGYNAQVTTHTLETHIYRLRQKIEPNPATASILVTEGGGYKLLP; the protein is encoded by the coding sequence ATGTCGAACGCCCACCGCCTGCTCGTCGTCGACGACGATCCGACCCTGCGCGACACCCTGACCGAGCAGCTCGCCCTCTCGGACGCCTTCGAGGTGGTCACCGCCGAGACCGCGCGCGGGGCGATGGACCGGGTCGCGGCCGAGCGCGTCGACCTCGTGGTGATGGATGTCGGCCTGCCCGACCTCGACGGGCGCGAGGCGGTGCGGCAGATGCGCCAGGGCGGCTTTCGCGGCCCGGTGATCATGCTGACCGGCCAGGCGTCTGATTCCGACACCGTGCAGGGGCTCGATGCCGGCGCCAACGACTACGTGACGAAGCCGTTCAAGTTCGCGGTGCTGCTGGCCCGCATCCGTGCCCAGCTGCGCCAGTACGAGGCGAGCGAGGACGCGGTGTTCCAGATCGGCCCCTACACCTTCCGGCCGGGCGCCAAGCTCCTCGTCGGCGAGCGCGGCTCGAAGCTGAAGCTCACCGAGAAGGAGACCGCGATCCTGCGCTTCCTCTACCGCGCCGGACGGCAGGTGGTGGGGCGCGACACGCTGCTCGCCGAGGTGTGGGGCTACAACGCCCAGGTCACCACCCACACCCTTGAGACCCACATCTACCGCCTGCGCCAGAAGATCGAGCCGAACCCGGCCACCGCCTCGATCCTGGTGACGGAGGGCGGGGGGTACAAGCTGCTGCCGTAG
- a CDS encoding sensor domain-containing diguanylate cyclase has product MQPGPRRRPSTASRTLAGAIVAATLAIGAASGLTVMQMRRSAWEQVGRVSQNLLEAVEHMVDRNIELYDLSLQAVVEGLHGPEIDGIAPGLRQAVLFDRAATAKGLGAILALDAQGQAFADSTAIVPRRLRFPDADFFQIHKEREDVGLYIGKPLRMTPGGRWVIPLSRRLAYADGAFAGVVVGTIDIGYFNALFGRLSLGDRTRIAFFRESGELLVRSPMMEEAIGKDLTAAPHFRRFFEHRAGRFVATGYTEAVEGLFSYSRIGPHPLVAVVVVPTQAIADLWWPRALVIAVLVAFLCAGMIGLTLVLQRELERRARAEERALAANRDLARLAQTDGLTGLTNRRHFDETFARMREEAARSGTRLSLVLLDADRFKRYNDTYGHLAGDEVLRAVARVLQRQVRQPAETACRIGGEEFAVLLPGSSGPAAVARAERIRRAVARLRIPHVGNEGGIVTVSLGVAEVAGGETGGQVFSAADAALYEAKRQGRDRVVMRPGREAGARVA; this is encoded by the coding sequence ATGCAACCCGGACCCCGCAGGCGACCGTCCACCGCGTCCCGCACGCTGGCAGGCGCGATCGTCGCCGCCACCTTGGCGATCGGCGCCGCCTCGGGCCTGACCGTCATGCAGATGCGCCGCAGCGCCTGGGAGCAGGTCGGCCGCGTGTCGCAGAACCTGCTGGAAGCGGTCGAGCACATGGTCGACCGCAACATCGAGCTCTACGACCTGTCGCTCCAGGCCGTGGTCGAGGGCCTGCACGGTCCGGAGATCGACGGCATCGCGCCGGGCCTGCGCCAGGCCGTGCTGTTCGACCGGGCCGCCACCGCGAAGGGCCTCGGCGCCATCCTGGCCCTCGATGCGCAGGGGCAGGCCTTCGCCGATTCGACCGCCATCGTGCCCCGCCGGCTGCGCTTTCCCGACGCCGATTTCTTCCAGATCCACAAGGAGCGGGAGGATGTCGGGCTCTACATCGGCAAGCCGCTCCGGATGACGCCGGGCGGGCGCTGGGTGATCCCGCTCAGCCGCCGTCTCGCCTATGCCGACGGGGCCTTCGCGGGCGTCGTCGTCGGCACGATCGACATCGGCTACTTCAACGCGTTGTTCGGCCGCCTCAGCCTCGGCGACCGCACCCGGATCGCGTTCTTCCGCGAGAGCGGCGAGCTCCTGGTGCGCAGCCCGATGATGGAGGAGGCGATCGGCAAGGACCTGACGGCGGCGCCGCATTTCCGGCGCTTCTTCGAGCACCGCGCGGGGCGGTTCGTCGCGACCGGCTACACCGAGGCGGTCGAGGGCCTGTTCAGCTACAGCCGGATCGGCCCGCATCCGCTCGTCGCCGTCGTGGTGGTGCCGACGCAGGCCATCGCCGACCTGTGGTGGCCGAGGGCGCTGGTGATCGCCGTCCTCGTGGCGTTCCTGTGCGCCGGCATGATCGGGCTGACCCTCGTGCTCCAGCGCGAGCTCGAGCGGCGTGCCCGCGCCGAGGAGCGGGCGCTCGCCGCCAACCGCGACCTCGCCCGCCTCGCCCAGACCGACGGGCTCACCGGCCTGACGAACCGGCGCCATTTCGACGAGACCTTCGCGCGGATGCGCGAGGAGGCCGCCCGGTCCGGCACGCGCCTGTCCCTCGTCCTCCTCGATGCCGACCGGTTCAAGCGCTACAACGACACCTACGGCCACCTCGCCGGGGACGAGGTGCTGCGCGCCGTCGCCCGGGTGCTGCAGCGCCAGGTCCGGCAGCCGGCGGAGACCGCCTGCCGGATCGGCGGCGAGGAATTCGCCGTGCTGCTGCCGGGATCGTCCGGCCCGGCCGCCGTCGCCCGGGCCGAGCGCATCCGCCGGGCGGTGGCCCGCCTGCGGATCCCGCATGTCGGCAACGAGGGCGGCATCGTCACGGTGAGCCTCGGCGTCGCCGAGGTCGCGGGCGGCGAGACCGGCGGGCAGGTTTTCTCGGCCGCCGACGCGGCGCTCTACGAGGCCAAGCGCCAGGGGCGCGACCGCGTGGTGATGCGGCCCGGGCGCGAGGCGGGCGCGCGGGTCGCGTGA
- the ybaK gene encoding Cys-tRNA(Pro) deacylase, producing MSKTTRATQVLARAGIPHSVHAYEYDPEATRIGLQAAEAMGVSPGEVFKTLMAAVDGKPVCVLVPSDREVSLKKLAAAFAGKSAAMMRPADAERLTGYHVGGISPLGQKRVVPTLVDAAALALPAIFVNGGQRGLQLRLKPDDLVRVLPARTEAVT from the coding sequence ATGTCGAAGACGACCCGCGCCACGCAAGTCCTCGCCCGCGCCGGCATTCCGCACAGCGTCCACGCCTACGAGTACGATCCGGAGGCGACCCGCATCGGCCTCCAGGCGGCGGAGGCGATGGGCGTGTCGCCGGGCGAGGTGTTCAAGACCCTGATGGCCGCCGTCGACGGCAAGCCGGTCTGCGTGCTGGTGCCCTCCGACCGCGAGGTGTCGCTCAAAAAGCTCGCCGCCGCCTTCGCGGGGAAATCCGCCGCGATGATGCGCCCGGCCGATGCCGAGCGGCTGACCGGCTACCATGTCGGCGGCATCAGCCCGCTCGGGCAGAAGCGCGTGGTCCCGACCCTGGTCGACGCGGCTGCCCTCGCCCTTCCGGCAATCTTCGTCAATGGTGGCCAGCGCGGGCTGCAGCTGCGGCTCAAGCCCGACGACCTCGTGCGTGTGCTTCCGGCCCGGACCGAGGCCGTGACCTGA
- the bla gene encoding class A beta-lactamase has product MSTPVLLQPGLTRRAALLGAALAACTLRGASAAEDTVARLAQLERRDGGMLGVEVRDTATGRRFGHRADERFPMCSTFKAIAAAAVLARADAGKDDLNRRIAYGRDALLSYAPVTTKHVETGMTLAELCAAAVVWSDNTAANLMLDTLGGPGGITAFARAHGDTVTRLDRTEPTLNTAIAGDVRDTTSPAAMVGLLENVLLGRALSAESRARLIGWMHDSPTGLKRVRAGLPEGWRTADKTGTGDNGTANVVALIHRPDGAPILAAVYLTGSPAEPAARDALHAEIGRLIARSLPGA; this is encoded by the coding sequence ATGTCCACTCCGGTCCTTCTTCAGCCCGGCCTCACCCGCCGCGCCGCCCTGCTCGGTGCGGCCCTTGCCGCCTGCACCCTCCGCGGCGCCTCGGCGGCCGAGGATACGGTGGCCCGGCTGGCGCAGCTGGAGCGCCGCGACGGTGGCATGCTCGGTGTCGAGGTACGCGACACCGCCACCGGCCGCCGCTTCGGCCATCGGGCCGACGAGCGCTTCCCGATGTGCAGCACCTTCAAGGCGATCGCCGCCGCCGCGGTGCTCGCCCGGGCCGATGCGGGCAAGGACGACCTGAACCGCCGGATCGCTTACGGCCGCGACGCCCTCCTCAGCTACGCCCCGGTCACGACGAAGCACGTCGAGACCGGCATGACCCTCGCCGAACTCTGCGCCGCCGCCGTGGTGTGGAGCGACAACACCGCCGCCAACCTGATGCTCGACACGCTCGGCGGACCGGGCGGGATCACCGCCTTCGCGCGCGCTCACGGCGACACGGTCACCCGCCTCGACCGCACCGAGCCGACGCTCAACACCGCCATTGCCGGCGATGTCCGCGACACCACCAGCCCGGCCGCGATGGTTGGCCTCCTGGAGAACGTCCTGCTCGGCCGCGCCCTGTCGGCGGAGTCGCGCGCCCGGCTGATCGGCTGGATGCACGACAGCCCGACCGGGCTGAAGCGCGTGCGCGCCGGCCTGCCGGAGGGATGGCGCACCGCGGACAAGACCGGCACCGGCGACAACGGCACCGCCAACGTTGTCGCGTTGATCCACCGGCCGGACGGTGCGCCGATCCTCGCGGCGGTGTATCTCACCGGATCACCGGCCGAGCCCGCCGCCCGCGACGCCCTGCACGCCGAGATCGGCCGGTTGATCGCCCGGAGCTTGCCGGGCGCCTGA